In Devosia beringensis, a single window of DNA contains:
- a CDS encoding putative motility protein has translation MNTDLSTQMLAMNTVKTQNSIQIAVFKKQNDMQNELLTTLTQAALSPAPAGQGTKFDRQA, from the coding sequence ATGAATACCGACCTCTCGACGCAGATGCTGGCCATGAATACCGTCAAGACGCAGAACAGCATCCAGATAGCGGTGTTCAAGAAGCAGAATGACATGCAGAACGAGCTTCTGACCACGCTCACCCAGGCCGCGCTGTCGCCAGCGCCTGCCGGCCAGGGCACCAAGTTCGACCGTCAGGCCTGA
- a CDS encoding GGDEF domain-containing protein produces MFAQDMFIALMQGISLLAMMAIAFGVVERQNWPRYLRSCIQGVIFGVGAIAAIMAPAHLGVGVMVDARGIIIGFAAAFGGWPAALVAIVIGGGYRLWLGGMGAMPGAAGIVLAGVLGLSWRYFLRPKTRVQARHLVVLGLVVSCYLLTGLGMGYASLWALLSLIGPYMVSTSVVGAVLLGLFVERELRQIDREQQWQMHALTDPLTGLPNRRGFERGMEGLRTPDTSSALMAIDLDHFKVVNDTHGHAAGDHVLQNVSRVLRGALRNRDLLSRLGGEELAVLLPETDAALARLIGERLRRAIDEMEILWEGQIIHVTASFGVATALGTLPMDELFAQADAALYTAKHAGRNRVVFAGEAPLSTDNLVVIEPPRPFVERRQSRDKPHAA; encoded by the coding sequence ATGTTCGCACAAGACATGTTCATTGCGCTGATGCAGGGCATCAGCCTGCTGGCGATGATGGCGATCGCCTTTGGCGTGGTGGAGCGGCAGAACTGGCCGCGCTATCTGCGCTCCTGCATCCAGGGCGTGATCTTTGGGGTGGGCGCGATCGCCGCGATCATGGCGCCGGCCCATCTGGGCGTCGGCGTGATGGTGGATGCTCGCGGCATCATCATCGGCTTTGCCGCCGCCTTTGGCGGCTGGCCGGCTGCCCTGGTCGCCATCGTCATCGGCGGCGGTTATCGCCTCTGGCTGGGTGGCATGGGGGCCATGCCCGGCGCGGCCGGCATCGTGCTGGCCGGTGTGCTGGGGCTGAGCTGGCGCTATTTCCTGCGGCCCAAGACCCGCGTGCAGGCCCGTCATCTGGTGGTGCTGGGCCTTGTCGTCTCCTGCTACCTGCTCACCGGTCTTGGCATGGGCTATGCCAGCCTCTGGGCCCTGCTCAGCCTGATCGGCCCCTATATGGTGTCGACCTCGGTGGTCGGCGCGGTGCTGCTGGGCCTGTTTGTCGAGCGTGAACTGCGCCAGATCGACCGCGAGCAGCAGTGGCAGATGCACGCTTTGACCGATCCGCTGACCGGCCTGCCCAATCGGCGCGGTTTCGAGCGCGGCATGGAGGGGTTGCGGACGCCGGACACGTCATCGGCGCTGATGGCGATCGACCTCGACCACTTCAAGGTCGTCAACGACACCCATGGTCATGCCGCTGGCGACCATGTGCTGCAGAATGTCTCGCGGGTTTTGCGCGGCGCGCTGCGCAACCGTGACCTGCTGTCCCGCCTGGGCGGGGAAGAACTGGCCGTGCTGCTGCCCGAAACCGATGCGGCGCTGGCGCGGCTGATTGGCGAGCGCCTGCGGCGCGCCATCGACGAGATGGAGATCCTCTGGGAGGGCCAGATCATCCATGTCACCGCCAGTTTCGGCGTGGCCACAGCCCTTGGCACGCTGCCGATGGACGAGCTGTTCGCGCAGGCCGATGCGGCGCTCTATACCGCCAAGCATGCCGGCCGCAATCGGGTCGTCTTCGCGGGCGAAGCGCCGCTGAGTACGGACAATCTGGTGGTGATCGAGCCACCCCGGCCTTTTGTCGAGCGGCGCCAGAGCCGGGACAAGCCGCACGCGGCCTGA
- a CDS encoding cob(I)yrinic acid a,c-diamide adenosyltransferase — protein sequence MVKLNRIYTKTGDDGSTGLVRGPRRPKYDLRVEAYGTVDEANAAIGMARLHSAAQPKIDNLLSRIQNDLFDVGSDLATPGTDAPDAEYPSLRVRPIQTEALEKQIDQYNEALEPLSSFVLPGGSPLAAALHVARTVTRRAERITVELAAHEPDTSPEAIRYLNRLSDLLFVLSRVANGNGSKDVLWVPGNHGDLKKP from the coding sequence ATGGTCAAGCTCAACCGCATCTATACCAAGACCGGCGATGACGGCAGCACGGGCCTGGTGCGTGGCCCGCGCCGCCCGAAATATGACCTGCGGGTCGAAGCCTATGGCACGGTCGACGAGGCCAATGCGGCCATCGGCATGGCCCGCCTGCATTCTGCCGCCCAGCCCAAGATCGACAATCTGCTCAGCCGCATCCAGAACGATCTTTTCGACGTCGGCTCCGACCTGGCGACGCCCGGGACAGACGCCCCCGACGCCGAATATCCCAGCCTGCGCGTCCGCCCGATCCAGACCGAGGCGCTCGAAAAGCAGATTGACCAATATAACGAGGCGCTCGAACCGCTAAGCAGCTTCGTGCTGCCGGGCGGGTCACCGCTGGCGGCGGCCCTGCATGTCGCCCGCACCGTGACTCGGCGCGCCGAACGCATCACCGTGGAACTGGCCGCCCATGAGCCCGATACCAGTCCGGAAGCCATCCGCTACCTCAACCGGCTGTCAGACCTGCTCTTCGTGCTGTCGCGCGTGGCCAATGGCAATGGCAGCAAGGATGTGCTCTGGGTGCCCGGCAATCACGGCGATCTGAAGAAACCCTGA
- a CDS encoding twin transmembrane helix small protein, translated as MQTALNLAIAIALIFVVAVLGMGLWNMLKAGPGNTSQRLMRLRVMGQAVALILLMGALFFFGSGRG; from the coding sequence ATGCAGACCGCCCTCAATCTCGCCATCGCCATCGCCCTGATCTTTGTCGTCGCCGTACTCGGCATGGGCCTGTGGAACATGCTCAAAGCCGGTCCCGGCAATACCAGCCAGCGCCTGATGCGGCTGCGCGTCATGGGCCAGGCCGTCGCGCTCATCCTGCTGATGGGCGCGCTGTTCTTCTTTGGCAGCGGCCGGGGCTAG
- a CDS encoding LysR family transcriptional regulator: protein MNREPDWSLWRSFAAVVEHGSLSAAARALRLSQPTLGRHIETLEAQLDLPLFERTLTGLKPNAAALALLAPITRAQAALAEATMMAEGAQDTAGGTVRITASAMISNYVLPDILVTARARYPQIALEIVPSDSSENLLLREADIAIRMFRPTQLELVTRHLGDIALVPTAHERYLARRGRPSSLDELWQHELIGFDRSDAIIEHARRLGHAITRDNFPLRSDDQPHLWELIRAGLGIGFGQANLVRRTPAMVALPINLAIPPLEVWLTTHRELFTSQRIRAIYDALADGLVAYING from the coding sequence ATGAATAGAGAGCCTGACTGGTCCCTGTGGCGCAGCTTTGCCGCCGTCGTCGAGCATGGCTCGCTGTCAGCCGCCGCCCGGGCCCTGCGCCTCAGCCAGCCCACGCTGGGGCGCCACATCGAAACGCTGGAGGCCCAGCTTGACCTGCCCCTGTTCGAGCGCACGCTGACCGGGCTCAAGCCCAATGCCGCGGCCCTGGCGCTGCTGGCCCCCATCACGCGGGCCCAGGCGGCCCTGGCCGAGGCCACCATGATGGCCGAGGGCGCCCAGGACACCGCCGGCGGCACGGTGCGGATCACCGCCAGCGCCATGATTTCCAACTATGTGCTGCCCGACATCCTGGTGACGGCCCGGGCGCGCTACCCGCAGATAGCGCTGGAAATCGTGCCGTCCGATTCCTCGGAAAACCTCCTGCTGCGCGAGGCCGATATCGCCATCCGCATGTTCCGCCCCACCCAGCTCGAACTGGTCACCCGGCACCTGGGCGACATCGCGCTGGTGCCCACAGCCCATGAGCGCTATCTGGCGCGGCGCGGCCGCCCCAGCAGTCTGGACGAACTCTGGCAACATGAGCTGATCGGCTTTGACCGTTCCGACGCCATCATCGAGCACGCCCGCCGGCTCGGCCACGCCATCACCCGGGACAATTTCCCGCTCCGCTCGGACGATCAGCCCCATCTGTGGGAGCTGATCCGCGCCGGTCTCGGCATCGGCTTTGGCCAGGCCAATCTGGTGCGCCGCACCCCGGCCATGGTGGCGCTGCCGATCAATCTGGCCATACCGCCGCTTGAGGTCTGGCTGACCACGCACAGGGAATTGTTCACCTCACAGCGAATTCGTGCCATCTATGATGCTCTGGCCGACGGTCTTGTTGCGTATATCAATGGCTAG
- a CDS encoding NAD-dependent epimerase/dehydratase family protein: MNKGKVTVLGSNGHFGHAAMVAFRDAGWAVTGLARSNRRPVSGATMVIGDANDGAVLARAIADADVVVQGLHLPYDQWGNGRAEAQLQGVIDAMNGRGKTLLFPGTIYNYRASDRTVSPATAQSAEAPRGEIRIRLEAMLARAAATHGFQTIILRGGDYYGPGNRGEWFEQAMLANVQRDKIAHLGDLKLRHSWAYLPDLGRALVVLAEQRARLAPFENFHFAGHFVSHGQMMGAIASTLARKVTVAPLAWWQLGVLGLVMPMMRDIYRMRYIWRNEMELVDPRLDALLGPGFTTPFEVAVAATVRELAPAQAAG, encoded by the coding sequence ATGAACAAGGGTAAGGTAACAGTTCTGGGCAGCAATGGTCATTTCGGCCATGCGGCAATGGTGGCGTTTCGCGATGCCGGGTGGGCAGTGACCGGGCTGGCCCGCAGCAATCGCCGCCCGGTCAGCGGCGCAACAATGGTTATCGGCGATGCCAATGACGGCGCCGTGCTGGCGCGGGCCATTGCCGATGCCGATGTGGTGGTACAGGGCCTGCACCTGCCCTATGACCAATGGGGCAATGGCCGGGCCGAAGCGCAGCTGCAGGGCGTGATCGACGCCATGAACGGCAGGGGCAAGACGCTGCTGTTCCCCGGCACCATCTACAATTACCGCGCCAGCGACCGCACGGTTTCGCCGGCCACGGCGCAAAGCGCCGAGGCGCCGCGCGGGGAGATCCGCATCCGGCTGGAGGCCATGCTGGCCCGGGCGGCCGCGACGCATGGCTTCCAGACCATCATCCTGCGCGGCGGCGACTATTACGGACCGGGTAATCGGGGCGAATGGTTCGAACAGGCCATGCTGGCCAATGTGCAGCGGGACAAAATCGCCCATCTCGGCGACCTCAAGCTGCGCCACAGCTGGGCCTATCTGCCCGATCTGGGCCGCGCTCTGGTCGTCCTGGCCGAGCAGCGCGCCCGCCTGGCGCCGTTCGAGAACTTCCACTTTGCCGGCCATTTCGTGTCGCATGGGCAGATGATGGGGGCGATTGCCAGCACGCTGGCCAGGAAGGTCACCGTCGCGCCGCTGGCCTGGTGGCAGTTGGGCGTCCTCGGCCTGGTGATGCCGATGATGCGCGACATCTATCGCATGCGCTACATCTGGCGCAACGAGATGGAACTGGTCGATCCGCGGCTCGATGCCCTGCTCGGCCCCGGTTTCACCACGCCCTTCGAGGTGGCGGTGGCGGCGACCGTGCGCGAACTGGCGCCGGCCCAGGCGGCTGGCTAG
- the gluQRS gene encoding tRNA glutamyl-Q(34) synthetase GluQRS encodes MSQKRSKPLLRFAPSPNGRLHLGHAFSALYTWQAATALDGAALLRIEDIDSERCKPEFTAAIYEDLAWLGLDWPKPVMQQSERLDAYAEAGNALRDQQLLYPCFCSRTEIAALATHTDPDGAPLYPGTCRHLHRGEQIERLQRGDPVQFRLDNEAAQARAGLLTFSVVGPLVTDRPQIRYARPGRWGDVVLQRKGSPASYHLSVVVDDAAQAITHVTRGRDMEAATDLHILLQMLLGLPTPIYHFHRLILGDDGRKLAKSKGSPSLASLRADGWTPDDIRRAVGLPS; translated from the coding sequence GTGTCGCAAAAACGCTCAAAACCGCTCCTTCGCTTTGCCCCCAGCCCCAATGGAAGGCTGCATCTCGGTCACGCCTTTTCGGCGCTTTACACGTGGCAGGCCGCCACCGCCCTCGATGGCGCCGCCCTGCTGCGCATCGAAGACATCGACAGCGAGCGCTGTAAACCCGAATTCACCGCAGCCATCTACGAGGACCTGGCCTGGCTGGGTCTTGATTGGCCAAAGCCGGTCATGCAGCAGTCCGAGCGCCTCGATGCCTATGCCGAGGCCGGCAACGCGCTGCGCGACCAGCAGCTGCTCTATCCCTGCTTTTGCAGCCGCACCGAGATTGCTGCGCTCGCCACCCACACCGATCCCGACGGCGCCCCGCTCTATCCGGGCACCTGTCGCCACCTGCACCGCGGCGAACAGATCGAGCGGCTGCAACGCGGCGATCCGGTGCAGTTCCGGCTGGACAATGAGGCGGCCCAGGCGCGGGCGGGCCTACTGACCTTTTCGGTGGTGGGCCCGCTGGTCACCGATCGCCCGCAGATCCGCTATGCCCGGCCCGGGCGCTGGGGCGATGTGGTGCTGCAGCGCAAGGGTAGTCCGGCCAGCTATCATCTCAGTGTCGTCGTCGATGACGCGGCCCAGGCCATTACCCATGTGACGCGCGGTCGCGACATGGAAGCGGCGACCGACCTGCACATATTGCTGCAGATGCTGCTCGGCCTGCCCACCCCGATATATCACTTCCACCGCCTGATCCTGGGGGATGACGGCCGAAAGCTCGCCAAATCCAAAGGCTCGCCATCGCTGGCGAGCCTGCGTGCAGATGGCTGGACGCCCGACGATATCCGCCGCGCGGTCGGCCTGCCGTCCTAG
- a CDS encoding DNA-3-methyladenine glycosylase family protein codes for MSPLPPSPRIDSAETIAGHIEVLVGMDRRLAAVRDFAGPVAPRINPPGFAGMAKVITGQQLSVTSAAAIWGRFAQLPGALDPVAYLTLSEEAVRATGFSGGKFRTVRAIAEAMVAGELDFDHLETLPAGDAVRYLIAHKGIGPWTAEVYLMFCAGHPDVFPAGDLALLKAVQHGLGLDARPAIKDMIGIAAAWAPYRSAAALLFWRYFAVMRDREGILL; via the coding sequence ATGAGCCCTTTGCCGCCGTCACCGCGTATCGACAGTGCCGAGACGATTGCCGGCCATATCGAGGTGCTGGTGGGCATGGATCGACGCCTGGCGGCCGTGCGCGATTTTGCCGGGCCCGTCGCGCCGCGCATCAACCCGCCCGGCTTTGCTGGCATGGCCAAGGTGATCACCGGCCAGCAATTGTCGGTCACCAGCGCCGCGGCGATCTGGGGGCGATTCGCGCAACTGCCCGGCGCGCTCGATCCGGTGGCCTATCTGACCCTCAGCGAGGAGGCGGTGCGTGCCACGGGATTTTCCGGCGGCAAGTTCCGTACCGTGCGCGCCATTGCCGAAGCCATGGTGGCTGGCGAACTCGATTTCGATCATCTCGAGACCCTGCCGGCCGGGGACGCCGTGCGCTATCTGATCGCGCACAAGGGCATCGGGCCGTGGACGGCCGAGGTTTATCTGATGTTCTGCGCCGGCCATCCCGATGTGTTTCCGGCCGGCGATCTGGCTTTGCTCAAGGCGGTGCAGCACGGGCTCGGGCTTGACGCTCGGCCCGCCATCAAGGACATGATCGGCATTGCTGCCGCCTGGGCGCCCTATCGCTCGGCCGCAGCGCTGTTGTTCTGGCGCTATTTTGCGGTCATGCGTGACCGGGAAGGAATCCTGTTGTGA
- a CDS encoding alpha/beta hydrolase: protein MTKLSGPMLLPASGTQPKQAVVLLHGYGSDGNDLIGLVPYWRDTLPDALFVAPNGPAPCDGFGEGYQWFEVDFAGDRLASRQTGVLQARPILEQFFNDMWAQTGILPQDTLLVGFSQGAMMALHVGLALPQSLMGIVAFAGALLPPEGFGTASAGKPPICLVHGDADTVVDPERSADAAQALEAAGYDVAYHVSPGAGHTIAPDGLEFASTFIARVAAK, encoded by the coding sequence GTGACCAAGCTGTCCGGCCCCATGCTGCTGCCCGCCTCGGGGACCCAGCCCAAGCAGGCTGTGGTGCTGCTGCATGGCTATGGCAGCGATGGCAATGACCTGATCGGGCTGGTGCCCTATTGGCGCGATACGCTGCCCGATGCCCTGTTCGTGGCGCCCAACGGGCCAGCGCCCTGCGACGGCTTTGGCGAGGGCTATCAGTGGTTCGAGGTCGACTTTGCCGGGGACCGGCTGGCGTCGCGCCAGACCGGGGTGCTCCAGGCGCGGCCGATCCTTGAGCAATTTTTCAACGACATGTGGGCACAGACGGGGATCCTGCCGCAGGATACGCTGCTGGTCGGCTTCAGCCAGGGCGCCATGATGGCGCTGCATGTCGGGCTGGCATTGCCGCAGTCGCTGATGGGCATTGTCGCCTTTGCCGGCGCCCTGCTGCCACCCGAAGGCTTCGGGACGGCCAGCGCCGGCAAGCCGCCGATCTGCCTGGTGCATGGCGATGCCGATACCGTGGTCGATCCGGAGCGCAGCGCGGATGCGGCGCAGGCGCTGGAAGCCGCCGGCTATGACGTGGCCTACCATGTCAGTCCCGGCGCGGGGCATACCATTGCCCCCGACGGGCTGGAATTTGCCAGCACTTTCATCGCCCGCGTTGCCGCAAAATAA
- a CDS encoding HNH endonuclease: MTIHVSPEACPALVLNADFRPLSYYPLSLWSWQDAIKAVCLDRVNIVSQYDTVIHSPSFEMRLPSVVSLRDYIKPARNPAFTRFNVFLRDRFTCQYCGTRDDLTFDHVIPRSKGGQTTWENVVAACAPCNLKKANRMPSEIKMFPHQAPYHPTVHDLHNNGRAFPPNHLHQSWLDYLYWDIELEP, from the coding sequence GTGACCATCCACGTGTCGCCTGAGGCCTGTCCCGCTCTGGTGTTGAACGCCGATTTCCGGCCGCTCAGCTATTACCCGTTGTCGCTCTGGTCCTGGCAGGACGCGATCAAGGCCGTGTGCCTGGATCGGGTCAATATCGTCAGCCAATACGACACGGTCATCCACTCGCCCAGCTTCGAGATGCGGCTGCCCAGCGTGGTGTCGCTGCGCGATTATATCAAGCCGGCGCGCAATCCCGCCTTTACCCGCTTCAACGTCTTCCTGCGCGATCGCTTCACCTGCCAATATTGCGGCACGCGCGACGACCTGACCTTCGACCACGTCATTCCCCGGTCCAAGGGTGGCCAGACCACCTGGGAAAACGTCGTGGCGGCCTGCGCGCCGTGCAATCTCAAAAAAGCCAATCGGATGCCCAGCGAGATCAAGATGTTCCCGCATCAGGCGCCCTATCATCCCACGGTGCATGACCTGCACAATAATGGCCGGGCCTTCCCGCCCAATCATTTGCACCAGAGCTGGCTGGATTATCTCTACTGGGATATCGAGCTCGAGCCCTAG
- a CDS encoding type II toxin-antitoxin system ParD family antitoxin, translating into MAISAELGEALEQAVSDLVATGRYNSKSEVLREGVRLVQEREARFQELDASLKLAAAEADAVGWLSEEDVFSELEARYADKRD; encoded by the coding sequence ATGGCGATCAGTGCAGAACTGGGCGAGGCCCTCGAACAGGCGGTCAGCGACCTCGTCGCCACCGGCCGCTACAATTCCAAGAGCGAAGTGCTGCGCGAAGGCGTGCGCCTGGTGCAGGAGCGCGAGGCGCGGTTCCAGGAGCTCGATGCAAGTTTGAAGCTTGCTGCAGCGGAGGCCGATGCGGTCGGGTGGCTGTCAGAAGAAGACGTATTCAGCGAGCTGGAGGCTCGCTACGCCGACAAGCGTGACTGA
- a CDS encoding type II toxin-antitoxin system RelE/ParE family toxin: MRVVYAPASLRDLAEIGDYIAFDSRGRARTFVVELRAACRSLAADSRRYPYQQELTDIRRMPVGNCLVLYRVLEDSVRIIRVIHAARDIGSLTL, encoded by the coding sequence ATGCGCGTCGTTTACGCTCCGGCTTCCCTGCGGGACCTGGCCGAAATCGGCGACTATATTGCCTTTGATAGTCGCGGGCGCGCCCGGACATTCGTGGTCGAACTGCGCGCTGCCTGTCGTTCACTGGCTGCCGACAGTCGTCGCTACCCATATCAGCAGGAATTGACAGACATCCGGCGCATGCCCGTCGGCAATTGCCTCGTCCTCTATCGGGTACTGGAGGACAGCGTGCGGATCATTCGCGTCATCCATGCCGCGAGGGATATTGGCAGCCTGACGCTCTAA
- a CDS encoding disulfide bond formation protein B — MPASIFRPLDKKAAGLAFVLGLATIAAAWGSQIIGGLYPCELCLEQRMAYYYGLPLLAAVLITWNRLPLMVWYIAMAIVTAIFAWGIYMGAYHAGVEWGFWPGPTACTGIGEAMSFDALSSMEPVIGCDVVQFRFLGISLAGYNALISLAIVALLGLSIWAQARRHKRG, encoded by the coding sequence ATGCCCGCCTCGATTTTTCGCCCGCTCGACAAGAAAGCGGCCGGCCTCGCCTTCGTGCTGGGCCTGGCCACCATCGCTGCTGCCTGGGGCAGCCAGATCATTGGCGGGCTTTACCCCTGCGAGCTCTGCCTCGAGCAGCGCATGGCCTATTATTATGGCCTGCCGCTGCTGGCCGCGGTGCTGATCACCTGGAACCGCCTGCCGCTGATGGTCTGGTACATCGCCATGGCCATCGTCACCGCGATCTTCGCCTGGGGCATCTATATGGGCGCCTACCATGCCGGCGTCGAATGGGGCTTCTGGCCCGGACCCACCGCCTGTACCGGCATTGGCGAGGCCATGAGTTTCGACGCGCTGAGCAGCATGGAGCCGGTCATCGGCTGCGACGTGGTGCAGTTCCGCTTTCTCGGGATTTCCCTGGCCGGCTATAATGCACTGATCTCGCTGGCCATCGTGGCACTGTTGGGCCTGTCGATCTGGGCCCAGGCACGGCGGCACAAAAGGGGCTGA
- a CDS encoding DUF72 domain-containing protein: MMGRQGIARTGTAGWVFAAWRGTFYPDGLVQKNELAFASSRLSSIEINATFRANQKPASFAKWADEAGDGFVFAVKGPQLVTHIKRLRNCEVELANFFASGPLALGAKLGPFVWQLPPNLAFDADVLGTFVALLPRTPADYLALAGKADARLKSEPFLDINNIGPLRHAIELRHPSFDDPAVNALLARHNVARVIADTVQSPQRDLTADFAYCRLQGPARADATGYEPADIADWAKTIAGWTAAGTDVFAYFVHEDKLHAPANAIALRQAMGLALPGD, from the coding sequence ATGATGGGTCGTCAGGGTATCGCGCGCACCGGCACGGCCGGCTGGGTCTTTGCGGCCTGGCGCGGCACGTTCTATCCCGACGGCCTGGTGCAGAAGAACGAACTGGCCTTTGCCAGCTCGCGCCTGTCCAGCATCGAGATCAACGCCACCTTCCGCGCCAACCAGAAGCCGGCCAGCTTTGCCAAATGGGCCGACGAGGCCGGGGATGGTTTTGTCTTTGCCGTCAAGGGCCCGCAACTGGTCACCCATATCAAGCGGCTCAGGAACTGCGAGGTCGAACTCGCCAACTTCTTTGCCTCCGGCCCGCTGGCACTGGGCGCCAAGCTGGGGCCTTTCGTCTGGCAACTGCCGCCCAACCTGGCCTTTGACGCCGACGTGCTCGGGACCTTTGTGGCCCTGCTGCCCAGGACCCCCGCCGACTATCTGGCCCTGGCCGGCAAGGCCGATGCGCGGCTCAAGAGCGAACCGTTTCTGGACATCAACAATATTGGTCCGCTGCGCCACGCCATCGAACTGCGCCATCCCAGCTTTGACGATCCGGCCGTCAACGCCCTGCTGGCCCGGCACAATGTGGCGCGCGTCATCGCGGACACGGTGCAGAGCCCGCAACGCGACCTCACCGCCGATTTTGCCTATTGCCGGCTGCAGGGCCCTGCCCGCGCCGATGCGACCGGCTATGAACCGGCCGATATTGCCGACTGGGCCAAGACCATTGCCGGCTGGACCGCTGCCGGCACCGATGTCTTTGCCTATTTCGTGCATGAGGACAAACTGCATGCCCCCGCCAATGCCATCGCCCTGCGCCAAGCCATGGGCCTCGCTTTGCCGGGCGACTGA